The following proteins are encoded in a genomic region of Pan troglodytes isolate AG18354 chromosome 2, NHGRI_mPanTro3-v2.0_pri, whole genome shotgun sequence:
- the LOC112208650 gene encoding endogenous retrovirus group K member 7 Env polyprotein isoform X2 — MPRRVKVRSSMVIEDKSTRDPEYVYSQPYVCRCTQQLRRDSDHRERAMMTMAVLSRRKGGNVGKSKRDQIVTVSV; from the exons ATGCCCCGCAG GGTGAAGGTACGCTCGAGCATGGTCATTGAGGACAAGTCGACAAGAGATCCCGAGTACGTCTACAGTCAGCCTTATG Tctgcaggtgtacccaacagctccgaagagacagcgaccatcgagaacgggccatgatgacgatggcggttttgtcgagaagaaaagggggaaatgtggggaaaagcaagagagatcagattgttactgtgtctgtgtag
- the LOC112208650 gene encoding uncharacterized protein LOC112208650 isoform X1, translated as MPRSLLFHLTRNTHRCGGATHPFIWCPTWRLFSRVKVRSSMVIEDKSTRDPEYVYSQPYVCRCTQQLRRDSDHRERAMMTMAVLSRRKGGNVGKSKRDQIVTVSV; from the exons ATGCCCCGCAG tctcttgttccaccttacgagaaacacccacaggtgtggaggggcaacccaccccttcatctGGTGCCCAACGTGGAGGCTTTTCTCTAGGGTGAAGGTACGCTCGAGCATGGTCATTGAGGACAAGTCGACAAGAGATCCCGAGTACGTCTACAGTCAGCCTTATG Tctgcaggtgtacccaacagctccgaagagacagcgaccatcgagaacgggccatgatgacgatggcggttttgtcgagaagaaaagggggaaatgtggggaaaagcaagagagatcagattgttactgtgtctgtgtag
- the LOC134809462 gene encoding LOW QUALITY PROTEIN: endogenous retrovirus group K member 5 Env polyprotein-like (The sequence of the model RefSeq protein was modified relative to this genomic sequence to represent the inferred CDS: deleted 1 base in 1 codon) encodes MVTPVTWMDNPIEVYVNDSVWVPGPTDDRCPAKPEEEGMMTNISIGYRYPPICLGRAPGCLMPAVQNWLVEVPTVSPNSRFTYHMVSGMSLRPRVNYLQDFSYQRSLKFRPKGKPCPKEIPKESKNTEVLVWEECVANSAVILQNNEFRTIIDWAPRGQFYHNCSGQTQSCPSAQVSPAVDSDLTESLDKHKHKKLQSFYPWEWGEKGISTPRPEIINPVSGPEHPELWRLLWPHTTLEFCLEIKL; translated from the exons ATGGTAACACCAGTCACATGGATGGATAATCCTATAGAAGTATATGTTAATGATAGTGTATGGGTACCTGGCCCCACAGATGATCGCTGCCCTGCCAAACCTGAGGAAGAAGGGATGATGACAAATATTTCCATTGGGTATCGTTATCCTCCTATTTGCCTAGGGAGAGCACCAGGATGTTTAATGCCTGCAGTCCAAAATTGGTTGGTAGAAGTACCTACTGTCAGTCCTAACAGTAGATTCACTTATCACATGGTAAGCGGGATGTCACTCAGGCCACGGGTAAATTATTTACAAGACTTTTCTTATCAAAGATCATTAAAATTTAGACCTAAAGGGAAACCTTGCCCCAAGGAAATTCCCAAAGAatcaaaaaatacagaagttttagtttgggaagaaTGTGTGGCCAATAGTGCGGTGATATTACAAAACAATGAATTCAGAACTATTATAGATTGGGCACCTCGAGGTCAATTCTACCACAATTGCTCAGGACAAACTCAGTCATGTCCAAGTGCACAAGTGAGTCCAGCTGTTGATAGCGACTTAACAGAAAGTCTAGACAAACATAAGCATAAAAAATTACAGTCTTTCTACCCttgggaatggggagaaaaaggaatctCTACCCCAAGACCAGAAATAATAAATCCTGTTTCTGGTCCTGAACATCCAGAATTATGGAGG TTACTGTGGCCTCACACCACATTAGAATTTTGTCTGGAAATCAAACTTTAG